A genomic segment from Streptosporangium roseum DSM 43021 encodes:
- a CDS encoding NAD-glutamate dehydrogenase: MPLDEAKDELLRSAAEMCAHTPGSDHVGAEEALAYLRLYYRHVATEDLLSRNPVDVYGPAMAQRQLAERRPQGRAMVRAYTPSLEEHGWDPGCSVVEVVTDDMPFLVDSVTMELDRHQIGTQLVVHPQMRVRRDMTGKLLGREQDDVTGQTLVESWMHFEIDRQADPATLKELETDLQRVLEDVRYAVEDFVKMRALAVQTAEDVSVNPPPLDLAGVEDSLELMRWLADGHFTFLGYREYRLEETPEGDTLRPVAGTGLGILRHDKAGSDSFAALSPELRAKAREKQQMLIITKANTRATVHRPAYLDYVGVKLFDASGEVIGERRFLGLFTHVAYSESISRIPVLRRKLAEVLDLAGFAPDSHDGKDLIEILETFPRDELFQTPVEQLLPIALGVLRLRERKQVKVFLRPDDYGRYISCLIYLPRDRYTTKIRVKMQEILLKVVGGTSFDYSAMIGESALARLHVVVRGERGRPLNAEAVNVEELEAKLAAATRSWEDDLATAIAELSSEEETPGLVRRYASAFPEGYKADFPARMAVADLRRLEALAVSSDEIGMNLYEPYDAAEGERRFKLYRIGAAISLSHVLPLLQRMGVEVVDERPYEINRDGDAQTKDAWIYDFGLRYTPSSEVDRDEFKRLFQDAFGALWRGRVESDGFNALVLAAGLTWEQAETLRIYAKYLRQAGTTFSQDYIERVLLGNVRLARLLVRLFEARLDPRRSEEVRSDLGEALNEEILGALDDVASLDEDRILRAYLEMINATLRTNYFQTVDGERKPYISLKFDSPSISVLPLPRPKFEVFVYSPRVEGVHLRFGKVARGGLRWSDRMEDFRTEVLGLVKAQMVKNTVIVPTGSKGGFVVKNPPKSGAREDVLAEGVACYRMFISGLLDITDNLVDGQVVPPADVVRHDEDDTYLVVAADKGTATFSDIANAVAKEYGFWLGDAFASGGSVGYDHKAMGITARGAWESVKYHFRTAGVDIQTTDFTVAGVGDMSGDVFGNGMLLSQHIRLVAAFDHRHIFVDPAPDAARSYAERARLFALPRSSWADYDASLIAQGGGVWPRTAKSVPVSPQMRTALGIADGVTSLAPNDLISAILRAPVDLLWNGGIGTYAKASGESHADVGDKANDGLRVNASELRCKVIGEGGNLGFTQLARIEFALNGGLVNTDFIDNSAGVDTSDHEVNIKVLLDRAVRDGELTDKQRNQLFLDMTDEVADLVLRDNYDQNVVLAAARAQATEMLHIHSRQLRKLERAGLVNRELEYLPSDKTLAERRQAGLGLTAPEFSVLLAYTKLVVDAEILGSDLPDDPYLASWLVSYFPTALRERFRDYMDAHPLRREIITTGVVNDLVNSSGTTFMFRLGEESGASTPDIARAYLVTREVFDLASFWRQIEELDNKVDTSTQIAMELEARKLAERGTRWLLGNRRAPLDLASTVNFFAKGMNGLLAHLPKLLTGSDLAAFEERRDSFAARGVSPELAERVAAMVPAYSTFDLVEAAVHTGRPVNEVAEVYFDLADRLQLSGLRERIIALPRDNRWNSMARAALRDDLYAAHATLTRDVLAHSEPGLSPEERLARWTEANSAAMARARQTLSEIWESDNFDLATLSVALRAIRTLVAATNLPRSEA, translated from the coding sequence ATGCCGCTCGACGAGGCCAAGGACGAGCTGCTGAGGAGTGCCGCCGAGATGTGCGCGCACACACCGGGCAGTGACCACGTGGGTGCTGAGGAGGCGCTCGCCTACCTCAGGCTCTACTACCGGCATGTCGCGACAGAAGACCTGCTGAGCCGGAACCCGGTCGACGTGTACGGCCCGGCGATGGCCCAGCGTCAGCTCGCGGAGAGGCGCCCCCAGGGCCGCGCCATGGTGCGGGCCTACACCCCGAGCCTGGAGGAGCACGGCTGGGACCCCGGCTGCTCGGTCGTCGAGGTGGTCACCGACGACATGCCCTTCCTCGTCGACTCGGTGACGATGGAGCTCGACCGGCACCAGATCGGCACCCAGCTCGTCGTCCACCCGCAGATGAGGGTGCGCAGGGACATGACGGGCAAGCTGCTCGGCCGGGAGCAGGACGACGTCACCGGGCAGACACTCGTCGAGTCCTGGATGCACTTCGAGATCGACAGGCAGGCCGACCCGGCCACGCTCAAGGAGCTCGAAACCGACCTGCAGCGCGTCCTGGAGGACGTGCGCTACGCCGTCGAGGACTTCGTCAAGATGCGGGCCCTCGCCGTGCAGACCGCCGAGGACGTGTCGGTCAACCCGCCGCCGCTGGACCTGGCGGGGGTCGAGGACAGCCTGGAGCTGATGCGCTGGCTGGCCGACGGGCACTTCACCTTCCTCGGCTACCGCGAATACCGCCTGGAGGAGACCCCGGAGGGCGACACGCTGCGCCCGGTGGCCGGGACCGGGCTGGGCATCCTCCGCCACGACAAGGCGGGCTCCGACAGCTTCGCCGCCCTCTCCCCGGAGCTGCGGGCCAAGGCCCGGGAGAAGCAGCAGATGCTGATCATCACCAAGGCCAACACCCGCGCCACCGTCCACCGCCCCGCCTACCTCGACTACGTGGGCGTGAAGCTCTTCGACGCCTCCGGCGAGGTCATCGGCGAGCGGCGCTTCCTGGGCCTGTTCACCCACGTGGCCTACAGCGAGTCGATCTCCCGCATCCCGGTGCTCCGGCGCAAGCTGGCCGAGGTCCTCGACCTGGCCGGGTTCGCCCCCGACAGCCACGACGGCAAGGACCTCATCGAGATCCTGGAGACCTTTCCCCGCGACGAGCTCTTCCAGACCCCGGTGGAGCAGCTCCTGCCGATCGCGCTCGGCGTGCTCAGGCTCCGCGAGCGCAAGCAGGTCAAGGTCTTCCTCCGCCCGGACGACTACGGCCGCTACATCTCCTGCCTGATCTACCTCCCGCGTGACCGCTACACCACGAAGATCCGCGTCAAGATGCAGGAGATCCTGCTCAAGGTGGTCGGTGGCACCTCCTTCGACTACAGCGCGATGATCGGCGAGTCGGCCCTCGCCCGGCTGCACGTGGTCGTGCGCGGCGAGCGGGGCAGGCCGCTGAACGCCGAGGCGGTCAACGTGGAGGAGCTGGAGGCCAAGCTGGCCGCCGCCACCCGCTCCTGGGAGGACGACCTGGCCACCGCCATCGCCGAGCTGAGCTCGGAGGAGGAGACGCCCGGCCTGGTCCGCCGCTACGCCTCGGCGTTCCCCGAGGGCTACAAGGCCGACTTCCCCGCCCGGATGGCGGTCGCCGACCTGCGCCGCCTGGAGGCGCTCGCCGTCTCCTCCGACGAGATCGGGATGAACCTCTACGAGCCCTACGACGCCGCCGAGGGCGAGCGCCGGTTCAAGCTCTACCGGATCGGCGCCGCCATCTCCCTGTCGCACGTGCTGCCGCTGCTCCAGCGGATGGGCGTCGAGGTGGTCGACGAGCGGCCGTACGAGATCAACCGCGACGGCGACGCGCAGACCAAGGACGCCTGGATCTACGACTTCGGCCTGCGCTACACCCCCTCGTCGGAGGTGGACAGGGACGAGTTCAAGCGGCTGTTCCAGGACGCGTTCGGCGCGCTGTGGCGGGGCCGGGTGGAGAGCGACGGCTTCAACGCGCTCGTCCTGGCCGCCGGGCTGACCTGGGAGCAGGCCGAGACCCTGCGGATCTACGCCAAGTATCTGCGCCAGGCCGGGACCACGTTCAGCCAGGACTACATCGAGCGGGTGCTGCTCGGCAACGTACGGCTCGCGCGGCTGCTGGTGCGGCTGTTCGAGGCCAGGCTCGACCCCCGGCGCTCGGAGGAGGTCCGGTCGGACCTGGGCGAGGCGCTGAACGAGGAGATCCTCGGCGCCCTGGACGACGTGGCCTCCCTGGACGAGGACCGCATCCTGCGGGCCTACCTGGAGATGATCAATGCCACGCTGCGGACGAACTACTTCCAGACCGTGGACGGCGAGCGCAAGCCGTACATCAGCCTGAAGTTCGACTCGCCGTCGATCAGCGTGCTGCCGCTGCCCCGGCCGAAGTTCGAGGTCTTCGTCTACTCGCCCCGGGTCGAGGGCGTGCACCTGCGCTTCGGCAAGGTCGCGCGAGGCGGCCTGCGCTGGTCGGACCGGATGGAGGACTTCCGCACCGAGGTCCTCGGCCTGGTGAAGGCGCAGATGGTGAAGAACACCGTCATCGTCCCCACCGGGTCCAAGGGCGGCTTCGTGGTGAAGAACCCGCCGAAGTCGGGCGCCCGGGAGGACGTGCTGGCCGAGGGCGTCGCCTGCTACCGGATGTTCATCTCCGGCCTGCTGGACATCACCGACAACCTCGTCGACGGCCAGGTGGTCCCGCCCGCCGACGTGGTCAGGCACGACGAGGACGACACCTACCTGGTGGTCGCCGCCGACAAGGGCACCGCGACGTTCTCCGACATCGCCAACGCGGTGGCCAAGGAGTACGGCTTCTGGCTGGGGGACGCCTTCGCCTCCGGCGGCTCGGTCGGCTACGACCACAAGGCCATGGGCATCACCGCGCGCGGCGCCTGGGAGTCGGTCAAATACCACTTCCGCACGGCCGGCGTCGACATCCAGACCACCGACTTCACCGTGGCCGGTGTCGGCGACATGTCCGGTGACGTGTTCGGCAACGGGATGCTGCTCTCCCAGCACATCCGGCTGGTCGCCGCCTTCGACCACCGGCACATCTTCGTCGACCCCGCCCCGGACGCCGCGCGCAGCTACGCCGAGCGGGCCAGGCTGTTCGCGCTGCCGCGCAGCTCGTGGGCCGACTACGACGCCTCGCTCATCGCGCAGGGCGGCGGCGTCTGGCCGCGCACGGCCAAGTCCGTCCCGGTCTCCCCGCAGATGCGCACCGCGCTCGGCATCGCCGACGGGGTGACCTCGCTGGCCCCCAACGACCTGATCAGCGCCATCCTGCGGGCCCCGGTGGACCTGCTCTGGAACGGCGGCATCGGCACCTACGCCAAGGCGTCGGGCGAGTCGCACGCCGACGTCGGGGACAAGGCCAACGACGGCCTGCGGGTCAACGCCTCCGAGCTGCGCTGCAAGGTGATCGGCGAGGGCGGCAACCTGGGCTTCACCCAGCTCGCCCGGATCGAGTTCGCGCTCAACGGCGGGCTCGTCAACACCGACTTCATCGACAACTCCGCGGGCGTGGACACCTCCGACCACGAGGTGAACATCAAGGTCCTGCTGGACCGGGCGGTCCGTGACGGGGAGCTCACCGACAAGCAGCGCAACCAGCTCTTCCTCGACATGACCGACGAGGTCGCCGACCTGGTCCTGCGGGACAACTACGACCAGAACGTGGTGCTGGCCGCCGCCCGCGCGCAGGCGACGGAGATGCTGCACATCCACTCCCGCCAGCTCCGCAAGCTGGAGCGGGCCGGGCTGGTCAACCGCGAGCTGGAGTACCTGCCGTCGGACAAGACGCTCGCCGAGCGGCGCCAGGCCGGACTCGGGCTGACCGCGCCGGAGTTCTCGGTGCTGCTGGCCTACACCAAGCTGGTGGTGGACGCCGAGATCCTCGGCTCCGACCTGCCCGACGACCCCTACCTGGCCTCCTGGCTGGTGTCCTACTTCCCGACGGCGCTGCGCGAGCGCTTCCGCGACTACATGGACGCCCACCCGCTCCGCCGGGAGATCATCACCACCGGCGTGGTGAACGACCTGGTCAACTCCAGCGGGACCACCTTCATGTTCCGTCTCGGCGAGGAGAGCGGCGCCTCCACCCCGGACATCGCCCGCGCCTACCTCGTCACGCGCGAGGTCTTCGACCTGGCCAGCTTCTGGCGGCAGATCGAGGAGCTGGACAACAAGGTGGACACCTCCACCCAGATCGCGATGGAGCTGGAGGCCCGCAAGCTGGCCGAGCGCGGCACCCGGTGGCTGCTCGGCAACCGCCGCGCGCCGCTGGACCTGGCCTCCACGGTGAACTTCTTCGCCAAGGGCATGAACGGGCTGCTGGCGCACCTGCCCAAGCTGCTGACCGGCTCCGACCTGGCGGCGTTCGAGGAGCGGCGTGACAGCTTCGCCGCCCGGGGCGTGTCACCGGAGCTGGCCGAGCGGGTCGCCGCGATGGTCCCGGCCTACTCCACCTTCGACCTGGTGGAGGCGGCCGTGCACACCGGCAGGCCGGTGAACGAGGTGGCCGAGGTCTACTTCGACCTGGCCGACCGGCTCCAGCTCTCCGGGCTGCGCGAGCGCATCATCGCGCTGCCCAGGGACAACCGGTGGAACTCCATGGCACGGGCCGCGCTCCGCGACGACCTCTACGCCGCGCACGCCACTCTCACCCGTGACGTCCTGGCGCACAGCGAGCCCGGACTGTCGCCGGAGGAGCGCCTGGCGCGCTGGACCGAGGCCAACTCGGCGGCGATGGCGCGGGCCCGGCAGACCCTGTCGGAGATCTGGGAGAGCGACAACTTCGACCTCGCCACGCTGTCGGTGGCGCTGCGCGCGATCCGCACGCTGGTGGCCGCCACCAACCTGCCGCGCAGCGAGGCCTGA